The window GATTGTCAGGTTTCAATCGGACCGCGTTTTCCAAGTAATGCAATGACTTTAAATGATCTCCCCTTTGATCAGCCGCCCAAGCTAAATACATAAAAACAGTCGGATTTTCTGGCTCTAGTTCCAATGCTCGTTCTTCCGCTTGAAGAGCAAGCTCTTGATTTCCTAATATACTTTCAACATAACTGTAGTTTGCAAGATAGAGTGCATTAGAAGTCTCAAATTTTAAGGCAACGATAAAGCTTTCTTTCGCTTTCTTATAATTACCGCGCTGATTATAAATATTTCCTTTCAAAAAATAATAATGGCCTTCTTCGGGGTAAATCGTTAAAGCCTCTTTAATCGCAGCCATCGCTTCATCATATTTACCTTCTGTGTAAAGCGTCGATACCCTAACCTCCCATGCGACCTCATTTTCCGGCTCTTTCTTTAATGCTTCTTGTGACCAATACCAAGCTTTTTCAAAGTCATCTAACATTAAGTAGACTTTACTGAGCAACGCATAGCCATCCGCATCTTCGGGGTATTGTTGAATGTAGTTTTCCGTCTCTTTAATGGCATCTTTAAAACGACTCCACTCACACA of the Sporosarcina sp. FSL K6-1508 genome contains:
- a CDS encoding tetratricopeptide repeat protein translates to MDEEKQYAQLMRIEQLCEWSRFKDAIKETENYIQQYPEDADGYALLSKVYLMLDDFEKAWYWSQEALKKEPENEVAWEVRVSTLYTEGKYDEAMAAIKEALTIYPEEGHYYFLKGNIYNQRGNYKKAKESFIVALKFETSNALYLANYSYVESILGNQELALQAEERALELEPENPTVFMYLAWAADQRGDHLKSLHYLENAVRLKPDNRQLREEYLEILQKQYKVYRFFLVPSKLLTKVKPVYAFLLWIVAWISFKPLVVVFIILYVVAHWTTKIIVNLKVFGRVIVKA